From a region of the Coffea arabica cultivar ET-39 chromosome 3e, Coffea Arabica ET-39 HiFi, whole genome shotgun sequence genome:
- the LOC113736551 gene encoding vacuolar protein sorting 38 isoform X3, translated as MDSKKKMLNSVAEGEKEKDKEVKIDEGNAKLIEWEDYQQELARFCSLTSALNEAKQKKLVLQQKLQSLIQVEAESLNRSNELDEMREKLESRKLVMGNMSMHSKVAEEKVKKQEEQLSSEIRSLLLAGTALSVASKQLQEANGSLAGERGYLHLKTLQKSLRVRQQYMVSQVSLLYPVKFVIGHPHEQELESFTTSIKSGVTAGSKPLDQGSLTISGLHLTVIPFTKMSFFTDKKEVQQSSTALGYIAHAVLLIASYLQVPLRYPLRLGGSRSYIRDYAPSIEPVSSDETSNSLVLTNAKPVEFPLFIEGQDSTRAAYAVFLLNKDLEQLLNYIGVKSLGPRHVLANLKELLKTILSPEYIDT; from the exons ATGGATTCGAAGAAGAAGATGCTGAATTCAGTAGCCGAaggggagaaagaaaaagataaagaagTGAAAATTGATGAGGGAAATGCGAAATTAATTGAATGGGAAGATTACCAGCAAGAATTAGCGCGATTCTGTAGCCTTACCTCTGCTCTCAACGAAGCTAAGCAGAAAAAACTTGTACTTCAACAGAAGCTTCAGTCCCTCATACAG GTAGAAGCTGAGTCATTAAATCGGTCAAATGAGCTTGATGAGATGCGTGAAAAATTGGAATCTCGAAAATTGGTGATGGGAAACATGTCAATGCATTCAAAAGTTGCGGAAGAGAAAGTTAAAAAGCAAGAAGAACAACTTAGTAGTGAGATTAGATCCCTGTTACTAGCTGGAACAGCTCTTTCTGTGGCTAGCAAGCAGTTGCAA GAAGCTAATGGATCCCTTGCTGGAGAGAGAGGTTATCTTCATCTCAAAACCTTGCAAAAATCATTAAGAGTGAGACAGCAATATATGGTATCGCAAGTTTCTTTGCTGTACCCTGTGAAGTTTGTAATTGGGCATCCACATGAACAAGAACTGGAATCATTTACCACCAGTATTAAATCTG GTGTTACTGCTGGATCTAAACCTCTTGATCAAGGGTCCTTGACTATTTCAGGTCTCCATCTCACTGTGATTCCTTTTACAAAGATGAGTTTTTTCACTGATAAAAAGGAAGTTCAACAATCTTCGACAGCCCTCGGATACATAGCACAT GCTGTCTTACTTATTGCTTCATATTTGCAAGTTCCTTTGCGTTATCCTTTGCGTTTGGGAGGTTCTCGGTCATATATTCGCGACTATGCACCTTCCATTGAGCCAGTGTCATCTGATGAAACTTCAAATTCATTAGTTTTGACAAATGCAAAGCCTGTAGAGTTTCCTCTCTTTATAGAAGGGCAAGACTCAACAAGAGCAGCTTATGCAGTATTCTTACTCAATAAG GACTTAGAGCAACTTTTGAATTATATTGGCGTCAAGAGTTTAGGGCCACGCCATGTTTTGGCCAATCTGAAAGAGCTTCTGAAAACCATTCTTTCGCCAGAGTATATAGACACATGA
- the LOC113737173 gene encoding cytochrome P450 81Q32-like, producing MLTPAIILTLQPHINTYFRTHVFSIEFHTSSQQTEQSMEETTLLNTAVFCVLLLALVFKFWQRRSQNIPPSPAPALPIIGHLHLIKQPLHRTLHKLSQKCGPIFSLWFGTRLVVVVSSPSMVEECFTKNDIVLANRPRLILGKYVGYNYSDIIDVPYGDHWRNLRKLFTNEILSPARLSMFLSIRQDEIMRLLRNLYEISDNNFAKVELQSKFSELSLNVIMRMVTGKRYFGEGEDTEEAKKFRGLIRKVFESAGASNPGDFLPLLRWVDYKNFEKRLARIGKEIDVFFQGLIEEHRCDRSKNTMIDHLLTLQESQPECYDDEVIKANILALLFAATDTSAATMEWAMSLLLNHPNVLEKARTELDTHLGKDRLIHEQDLPKLPYLHNIIMETFRLIPPVPLLVPHEASADCRVGGYDLPSGTMLLVNAWEIHRDPDVWDDPTSFKPERFEGLQVEPSKLMPFGMGRRSCPGAGLAHRVVGAALGSLIQCFEWQRVGPKKVDLAEGIGITTHKAEPLEAKCKAREFVDRILSEDH from the exons ATGCTTACACCTGCAATCATACTAACCCTGCAACCTCATATAAATACTTATTTTCGTACACACGTATTCTCTATAGAATTTCATACAAGTTCCCAGCAGACTGAGCAAAGCATGGAAGAAACTACTTTGTTGAACACAGCAGTATTCTGTGTTTTACTCTTGGCTTTAGTTTTCAAGTTTTGGCAAAGAAGAAGCCAAAATATCCCCCCAAGTCCGGCACCAGCTCTCCCGATAATAGGCCATCTTCACCTCATAAAACAACCTCTCCACCGCACCCTGCACAAATTGTCTCAAAAATGTGGCCCGATATTTTCTTTATGGTTTGGCACCCGCCTTGTGGTGGTGGTGTCATCACCATCCATGGTGGAGGAATGTTTCACCAAGAATGACATCGTGCTGGCGAACCGGCCCCGTTTAATCCTGGGCAAGTATGTAGGCTACAACTACTCTGATATTATTGATGTGCCCTATGGTGACCATTGGCGCAACCTTCGCAAGCTATTTACAAATGAAATACTTTCTCCTGCTCGTCTCAGCATGTTCCTCTCCATTCGACAAGATGAAATCATGCGTTTGCTTCGAAATCTGTATGAAATCTCTGACAATAATTTCGCAAAAGTCGAGCTGCAATCCAAGTTTTCGGAGCTTTCTTTAAATGTAATCATGAGGATGGTTACTGGGAAGCGATATTTTGGTGAAGGTGAGGACACTGAGGAGGCTAAGAAATTTCGGGGCCTTATTCGCAAAGTCTTTGAAAGCGCAGGTGCATCAAATCCTGGAGATTTCTTGCCATTATTGAGATGGGTAGATTACAAGAATTTTGAAAAGAGATTGGCGAGGATAGGTAAAGAGATAGATGTATTTTTCCAAGGTCTGATTGAAGAACACCGTTGTGACAGGAGCAAGAATACCATGATTGATCATTTGCTGACCTTGCAAGAATCACAGCCAGAATGCTACGACGATGAAGTCATCAAAGCAAATATCTTG GCCCTGTTATTTGCTGCAACAGATACATCAGCAGCGACAATGGAATGGGCAATGTCTCTTCTACTTAACCATCCCAACGTATTGGAGAAGGCAAGAACTGAACTCGATACTCATCTTGGAAAGGATCGCTTAATTCATGAACAAGATTTACCAAAGTTGCCTTACCTTCACAACATCATCATGGAGACTTTTCGTTTAATCCCTCCAGTACCTCTCCTTGTACCCCACGAGGCTTCTGCCGATTGCAGAGTTGGGGGATATGACTTGCCAAGTGGGACGATGTTGCTGGTAAATGCATGGGAAATCCACAGGGATCCCGACGTTTGGGATGATCCCACAAGCTTCAAGCCGGAGAGATTTGAAGGTCTACAAGTGGAACCAAGCAAGCTGATGCCCTTTGGAATGGGAAGAAGGTCTTGCCCTGGTGCAGGCCTGGCACACCGCGTGGTTGGTGCGGCCTTAGGATCATTGATACAATGTTTTGAGTGGCAGAGGGTTGGTCCAAAGAAGGTTGATTTGGCTGAAGGAATAGGGATCACCACACATAAAGCAGAGCCATTGGAGGCGAAATGCAAAGCGAGAGAATTCGTTGACAGGATTCTTTCGGAAGATCATTGA
- the LOC140038622 gene encoding uncharacterized protein, whose amino-acid sequence MLASPCKICTSLNMLSRVFMHRIEDSFADYELLLIFLAAAKEQRMLCQKVASAMKLNFIQDISDGLSFYDIFTQQNQHNFKVPKFVFFFMHGDKTPLITLRTGNKTVTLGMRQR is encoded by the exons ATGTTGGCGTCTCCATGCAAGATTTGCACATCTTTAAACATGCTTTCCCGGGTTTTCATGCACCGAATAGAAGACAG TTTTGCTGACTACGAGCTGCTGCTTATTTTTCTTGCTGCGGCAAAAG AACAAAGAATGCTGTGCCAGAAAGTAGCATCAGCAATGAAACTGAATTTCATTCAAGACATCTCTGATGGGCTATCATTCTATGACATCTTCACTCAGCAAAACCAGCATAATTTT AAAGTGCCCAAGTTTGTATTCTTCTTCATGCATGGTGACAAAACTCCTCTGATCACCCTGAGAACTGGAAACAAGACAGTCACTCTTGGAATGCGTCAGAGATAG
- the LOC113736319 gene encoding uncharacterized protein has translation MAGVSLQCGDCGTLLKSVEEAQEHAELTKHTNFSESTEPVLNLVCTSCGKPCRSKTESNLHTKRTGHAEFVDKTSEATAPISLEAPKVSDDVAMGEAGDSSSSGQQEEMVVPEVDQKLLEELEAMGFPKGRATRALHYSGNASLEAAVNWVVEHENDPDIDEMPLVPASAKKSEASKPSLTPEEIKKKQQELRERARKKKEEEEKIKEREREKERIRVGRELLEAKRIEEENERKRLLLLRKAEKEEERKALEKVRQKMEEDKAERRRKLGLPPEDPSTTVKRSAPVVEEKKSSLPVRPATKAEQMRECLRSLKQNHKDDDAKVKTAFNTLLTFAKNVATNPNEEKFRKIRLTNAAFQDRVGKLKGGIEFLELCGFEKLDGGEFLFLPREKVDIAVLNTAGSELNSAINNPFFGVL, from the exons ATGGCAGGCGTATCGCTGCAGTGTGGCGACTGTGGGACGCTATTGAAATCAGTAGAAGAAGCTCAAGAGCACGCCGAACTCACCAAACACACCAATTTCTCCGAATCCACAGAGCCGGTTCTCAACCTCGTCTGCACCTCCTGCGGCAAACCCTGCCGCTCCAAAACT GAGAGCAATTTGCACACAAAGAGGACAGGACATGCAGAGTTTGTGGATAAGACATCAGAGGCAACAGCACCAATAAGTTTGGAGGCTCCAAAAGTCAGTGATGATGTAGCAATGGGGGAGGCAGGTGACAGCAGTAGTAGTGGTCAGCAAGAAG agATGGTGGTTCCTGAAGTTGACCAAAAGTTGCTTGAAGAACTTGAAGCAATGGGGTTTCCTAAAGGAAGGGCTACTCGAGCACTCCATTATTCTG GAAATGCTAGTCTTGAAGCTGCGGTAAATTGGGTAGTTGAACATGAGAATGATCCGGATATTGATGAAATGCCATTG GTGCCTGCCAGCGCCAAGAAATCCGAGGCTTCAAAACCTTCTCTTACTCCGGAAGAGATAAAGAAAAAGCAGCAGGAGCTGAG GGAAAGGGCTCGTaagaagaaagaagaggaagagaaaataaaggaaagagaaagagaaaag GAAAGAATACGAGTGGGTAGAGAATTGCTTGAAGCAAAGAGAATtgaggaagaaaatgaaagaaaacg TTTGCTTCTATTGCGGAAAGCGgagaaagaggaagaaagaaaagctttgGAAAAGGTTCGTCAGAAAATGGAGGAAGACAAG GCAGAAAGAAGACGGAAACTTGGTTTGCCTCCAGAGGATCCTAGTACGACTGTAAAACGTTCTGCACCTGTTGTGGAGGAAAAGAAG AGCTCATTACCAGTGAGACCAGCTACAAAAGCAGAGCAAATGAGAGAATGCCTGCGGTCCCTCAAACAAAATCACAAG GATGATGATGCGAAAGTGAAGACTGCTTTTAATACACTTTTAACATTTGCAAAGAATGTGGCAACTAATCCGAATGAGGagaaatttcgaaaaattcGACTTACCAATGCTGCCTTTCAG GACAGAGTAGGAAAACTCAAAGGAGGCATTGAATTTCTGGAGCTTTGTGGATTTGAGAAACTCGACGGTGGTGAGTTCTTGTTTCTTCCTCGAGAAAAGGTGGATATCGCCGTGCTTAATACAGCTGGAAGCGAGTTGAACAGTGCAATTAATAATCCATTTTTTGGGGTTCTTTAA
- the LOC113736551 gene encoding vacuolar protein sorting 38 isoform X1 has translation MDSKKKMLNSVAEGEKEKDKEVKIDEGNAKLIEWEDYQQELARFCSLTSALNEAKQKKLVLQQKLQSLIQVEAESLNRSNELDEMREKLESRKLVMGNMSMHSKVAEEKVKKQEEQLSSEIRSLLLAGTALSVASKQLQEANGSLAGERGYLHLKTLQKSLRVRQQYMVSQVSLLYPVKFVIGHPHEQELESFTTSIKSGVTAGSKPLDQGSLTISGLHLTVIPFTKMSFFTDKKEVQQSSTALGYIAHAVLLIASYLQVPLRYPLRLGGSRSYIRDYAPSIEPVSSDETSNSLVLTNAKPVEFPLFIEGQDSTRAAYAVFLLNKLLEWLQKSPVYKHVYAFLFLWEMHAIQKCYAFPQLFPPLLNNSCKLYFIFLFQSYIIKQNDLM, from the exons ATGGATTCGAAGAAGAAGATGCTGAATTCAGTAGCCGAaggggagaaagaaaaagataaagaagTGAAAATTGATGAGGGAAATGCGAAATTAATTGAATGGGAAGATTACCAGCAAGAATTAGCGCGATTCTGTAGCCTTACCTCTGCTCTCAACGAAGCTAAGCAGAAAAAACTTGTACTTCAACAGAAGCTTCAGTCCCTCATACAG GTAGAAGCTGAGTCATTAAATCGGTCAAATGAGCTTGATGAGATGCGTGAAAAATTGGAATCTCGAAAATTGGTGATGGGAAACATGTCAATGCATTCAAAAGTTGCGGAAGAGAAAGTTAAAAAGCAAGAAGAACAACTTAGTAGTGAGATTAGATCCCTGTTACTAGCTGGAACAGCTCTTTCTGTGGCTAGCAAGCAGTTGCAA GAAGCTAATGGATCCCTTGCTGGAGAGAGAGGTTATCTTCATCTCAAAACCTTGCAAAAATCATTAAGAGTGAGACAGCAATATATGGTATCGCAAGTTTCTTTGCTGTACCCTGTGAAGTTTGTAATTGGGCATCCACATGAACAAGAACTGGAATCATTTACCACCAGTATTAAATCTG GTGTTACTGCTGGATCTAAACCTCTTGATCAAGGGTCCTTGACTATTTCAGGTCTCCATCTCACTGTGATTCCTTTTACAAAGATGAGTTTTTTCACTGATAAAAAGGAAGTTCAACAATCTTCGACAGCCCTCGGATACATAGCACAT GCTGTCTTACTTATTGCTTCATATTTGCAAGTTCCTTTGCGTTATCCTTTGCGTTTGGGAGGTTCTCGGTCATATATTCGCGACTATGCACCTTCCATTGAGCCAGTGTCATCTGATGAAACTTCAAATTCATTAGTTTTGACAAATGCAAAGCCTGTAGAGTTTCCTCTCTTTATAGAAGGGCAAGACTCAACAAGAGCAGCTTATGCAGTATTCTTACTCAATAAG CTACTGGAATGGCTTCAAAAATCACCAGTTTACAAGCATGTTTATGCATTCCTGTTTTTATGGGAAATGCATGCAATCCAGAAATGTTATGCATTTCCTCAACTGTTTCCTCCCCTTCTCAATAACAGCTGCAagttatattttattttcctgTTTCAGAGTTATATCATTAAGCAGAATGATTTGATGTAG
- the LOC113736551 gene encoding vacuolar protein sorting 38 isoform X2 — translation MDSKKKMLNSVAEGEKEKDKEVKIDEGNAKLIEWEDYQQELARFCSLTSALNEAKQKKLVLQQKLQSLIQVEAESLNRSNELDEMREKLESRKLVMGNMSMHSKVAEEKVKKQEEQLSSEIRSLLLAGTALSVASKQLQEANGSLAGERGYLHLKTLQKSLRVRQQYMVSQVSLLYPVKFVIGHPHEQELESFTTSIKSGLHLTVIPFTKMSFFTDKKEVQQSSTALGYIAHAVLLIASYLQVPLRYPLRLGGSRSYIRDYAPSIEPVSSDETSNSLVLTNAKPVEFPLFIEGQDSTRAAYAVFLLNKLLEWLQKSPVYKHVYAFLFLWEMHAIQKCYAFPQLFPPLLNNSCKLYFIFLFQSYIIKQNDLM, via the exons ATGGATTCGAAGAAGAAGATGCTGAATTCAGTAGCCGAaggggagaaagaaaaagataaagaagTGAAAATTGATGAGGGAAATGCGAAATTAATTGAATGGGAAGATTACCAGCAAGAATTAGCGCGATTCTGTAGCCTTACCTCTGCTCTCAACGAAGCTAAGCAGAAAAAACTTGTACTTCAACAGAAGCTTCAGTCCCTCATACAG GTAGAAGCTGAGTCATTAAATCGGTCAAATGAGCTTGATGAGATGCGTGAAAAATTGGAATCTCGAAAATTGGTGATGGGAAACATGTCAATGCATTCAAAAGTTGCGGAAGAGAAAGTTAAAAAGCAAGAAGAACAACTTAGTAGTGAGATTAGATCCCTGTTACTAGCTGGAACAGCTCTTTCTGTGGCTAGCAAGCAGTTGCAA GAAGCTAATGGATCCCTTGCTGGAGAGAGAGGTTATCTTCATCTCAAAACCTTGCAAAAATCATTAAGAGTGAGACAGCAATATATGGTATCGCAAGTTTCTTTGCTGTACCCTGTGAAGTTTGTAATTGGGCATCCACATGAACAAGAACTGGAATCATTTACCACCAGTATTAAATCTG GTCTCCATCTCACTGTGATTCCTTTTACAAAGATGAGTTTTTTCACTGATAAAAAGGAAGTTCAACAATCTTCGACAGCCCTCGGATACATAGCACAT GCTGTCTTACTTATTGCTTCATATTTGCAAGTTCCTTTGCGTTATCCTTTGCGTTTGGGAGGTTCTCGGTCATATATTCGCGACTATGCACCTTCCATTGAGCCAGTGTCATCTGATGAAACTTCAAATTCATTAGTTTTGACAAATGCAAAGCCTGTAGAGTTTCCTCTCTTTATAGAAGGGCAAGACTCAACAAGAGCAGCTTATGCAGTATTCTTACTCAATAAG CTACTGGAATGGCTTCAAAAATCACCAGTTTACAAGCATGTTTATGCATTCCTGTTTTTATGGGAAATGCATGCAATCCAGAAATGTTATGCATTTCCTCAACTGTTTCCTCCCCTTCTCAATAACAGCTGCAagttatattttattttcctgTTTCAGAGTTATATCATTAAGCAGAATGATTTGATGTAG